One window of Macrococcus sp. 19Msa1099 genomic DNA carries:
- a CDS encoding DUF262 domain-containing HNH endonuclease family protein has product MHEITSEMISLGQLLLDDNKLFYIPEFQRDFVWKDEQARELINDLKEDTDGFIKDNDDLQGYLLGNIVLIENDKKRYLVIDGQQRLTTLTLLFKVLYERIDSIIERSEGKERDRWLKRIGQISNGYQVVDDEDNFKGLRIIHDEGLTFGGFYRDLITDKISEDTLIISDSDNNIREVYNTLSDELSNLNDAQMSKFISYIKNKVKLIVTTAPSEGKAFQLFEVLNDRGRSLEPMDLVKNTFLKIIRQSGYSDEDVKILNMNWKEFIENLQITPKKKIASSIFMKHFIGYEYNKNIKQDRLFDFFKNHLKLSGDDIISLVKKINRYSKIYTSIEKNSLENYYLKDNQDMFLIFKQFGIKQFHPILMSFYDAPEDIKTEVADLCCRYGASIIFSSTQTNVIEKEMVNIIGKIKSRKTFQEKYESLRSHIQSLINNNSEKLVTNIGKNNFINSTGGTQKKVRDMMYFIELKFNNNTLIIRPPKGKRITIEHILAKKTEINDMNIYGFNDTDEMNRHLNRIGNLTLLYHDENTSIGTRQFIEKYDTYLKSDFIVTKSIVTKLETTIKNGAETERIKLLNEHQPQYLKNEKWTKELIELRSNKISCLVDLIIKGSITK; this is encoded by the coding sequence ATGCATGAAATAACTTCAGAAATGATTTCATTAGGTCAATTATTACTTGATGATAACAAATTGTTTTATATTCCAGAATTCCAAAGAGATTTTGTATGGAAAGATGAACAGGCAAGGGAATTAATTAATGATTTAAAAGAAGACACAGATGGATTTATAAAAGATAATGATGATTTACAAGGATATTTACTAGGAAATATTGTATTAATTGAAAATGATAAAAAACGTTATCTTGTAATTGATGGTCAACAAAGATTAACAACTTTGACATTACTTTTTAAAGTTTTATATGAAAGAATAGATAGCATAATTGAAAGATCAGAAGGTAAGGAAAGAGACAGGTGGTTAAAAAGAATTGGTCAAATAAGTAATGGTTATCAGGTTGTAGATGATGAAGATAACTTTAAAGGATTAAGAATTATTCATGATGAAGGATTGACATTTGGCGGATTTTACAGAGACTTAATAACTGACAAAATATCTGAAGATACTTTAATTATTAGTGATTCAGATAATAATATAAGGGAAGTGTATAATACGTTATCTGATGAATTATCTAATCTTAATGACGCACAAATGAGTAAATTTATCTCTTATATTAAAAATAAAGTGAAGTTAATAGTAACAACTGCACCTTCTGAAGGTAAGGCTTTTCAGTTATTTGAAGTATTAAATGATCGTGGTCGTTCATTAGAACCAATGGATTTAGTAAAAAATACATTTTTAAAAATCATAAGACAAAGTGGTTATAGTGATGAAGATGTTAAAATACTCAATATGAATTGGAAAGAGTTTATAGAGAACCTTCAAATAACGCCTAAAAAGAAAATAGCATCATCTATATTTATGAAACATTTTATAGGTTATGAATATAATAAAAATATAAAACAAGATCGATTATTCGATTTTTTTAAGAATCATTTAAAATTATCAGGAGATGACATTATCTCTCTAGTTAAAAAAATAAATAGATATTCTAAAATATATACATCAATAGAAAAAAATTCACTCGAGAATTATTATTTAAAAGATAATCAAGATATGTTTCTTATTTTTAAGCAATTTGGAATAAAACAATTTCATCCTATACTAATGAGTTTCTATGATGCTCCTGAAGATATAAAGACAGAAGTTGCTGATTTATGTTGTAGATATGGAGCATCGATTATCTTTTCATCTACACAAACAAATGTGATTGAAAAAGAAATGGTAAATATTATAGGGAAGATAAAGAGTAGAAAAACTTTTCAGGAAAAGTATGAATCTTTGAGGAGTCATATACAATCATTAATAAATAACAATTCTGAAAAATTAGTTACCAATATTGGAAAAAATAATTTTATTAATTCCACTGGAGGTACTCAAAAAAAGGTAAGAGATATGATGTATTTTATAGAATTGAAATTCAATAATAACACTCTTATTATTAGGCCTCCTAAGGGTAAAAGAATAACGATAGAACATATTTTGGCAAAGAAAACGGAAATAAACGATATGAATATTTATGGTTTTAATGATACTGATGAAATGAATAGGCACCTTAATCGAATTGGAAACCTAACTTTATTATATCATGATGAAAATACATCGATTGGAACAAGACAGTTTATAGAAAAATATGATACATACTTAAAATCTGACTTTATAGTTACTAAGTCAATTGTTACGAAACTTGAAACCACAATTAAAAATGGTGCAGAGACTGAAAGAATTAAGTTGTTGAATGAACACCAGCCGCAATATTTAAAAAATGAAAAATGGACGAAAGAATTAATTGAATTAAGAAGTAATAAAATTTCATGTTTAGTAGATTTAATAATTAAAGGCAGTATAACAAAATAG
- a CDS encoding DUF2075 domain-containing protein, with protein MENIKINYYDFNKNVLPDIKDPVLDGYPIVYILNNDLSHPEAYIGQTVQVKSRMKNHLTNKDRKKLDKMILIGHDKFNQSATYDIETNLINHFIADEKYKLQNKSQTAQQMTHNYYDKSYYHSVIFEDIWDKLRKDGIVKHTIEDIRNRDVFKLSPFKELSEAQMDLKTKIIEFCNNHINDDKKAVFLIKGDAGTGKSVVLSSTFNTIQDLSKNKDFIYLENTIENNLFNSKNYLLVNHNEMLKTYVTISESLTNLKKNNFLKPTSFINKSKSEKIKADITLVDEAHLLLTRPDSFNSFKENNQLEEIIKHSKVTIIVYDERQYLKIKSSWSENILNKILKGTNSEEFILDSQFRMQADQDVINWLDAFVNKEIRKLPNSNSEEFEFKVFDNASRMHEAIIEKNEEFKLSRVVSTFDYIHKKDGNDYFVDEPDFSLAWNRTDYKSTWAEEPQTIREVGSIYTIQGFDLNYVGVILGPSIEYDKENHCLKIDVTKYRDTEAFRQSSEEVRTKEELIKMKEQIILNSMNVLLKRGVKGLYIYASNEELRKVLLNGGLPLESRNH; from the coding sequence ATGGAAAATATAAAGATAAACTATTACGACTTTAACAAAAATGTATTACCTGATATCAAGGATCCTGTATTAGACGGTTATCCAATTGTATATATTTTAAATAATGATTTATCACATCCTGAAGCATACATAGGCCAGACTGTACAAGTAAAAAGTAGAATGAAAAATCATTTAACAAATAAAGATAGAAAGAAATTAGATAAAATGATTTTAATTGGACATGATAAATTCAATCAATCTGCAACCTATGATATAGAGACAAACCTTATTAATCATTTTATCGCTGATGAAAAATATAAGTTACAAAACAAGAGTCAGACTGCTCAGCAAATGACACATAACTACTATGACAAGTCATATTATCATTCTGTAATTTTTGAAGACATATGGGATAAATTAAGAAAAGATGGCATTGTGAAGCACACAATAGAGGATATCCGTAATCGAGATGTGTTTAAACTTTCGCCGTTTAAAGAGCTTTCTGAAGCACAGATGGATTTAAAAACTAAAATTATTGAGTTTTGTAATAATCATATTAATGATGACAAAAAAGCTGTATTTTTAATAAAAGGTGATGCTGGGACTGGCAAAAGTGTTGTTTTAAGTTCGACATTTAATACGATTCAAGATTTATCAAAGAACAAAGATTTTATATATTTAGAAAACACAATAGAAAACAATCTATTTAACTCTAAAAATTACTTATTAGTAAATCATAATGAAATGTTGAAGACATATGTAACTATTTCTGAAAGCTTAACTAATTTAAAGAAAAACAACTTTTTAAAACCAACGTCATTTATAAATAAAAGTAAATCTGAGAAGATAAAAGCAGATATTACTTTAGTAGATGAGGCGCATTTGTTATTAACACGACCAGATAGTTTTAATTCATTTAAAGAAAATAATCAGTTAGAGGAAATCATCAAGCATAGTAAAGTAACGATAATCGTATATGACGAAAGACAATATTTAAAGATTAAATCTTCATGGTCTGAAAATATATTGAATAAAATTTTAAAAGGTACAAATAGTGAAGAGTTTATATTAGATAGCCAGTTTAGAATGCAAGCTGATCAAGACGTAATTAATTGGTTAGATGCATTTGTAAATAAAGAGATAAGAAAATTACCAAATTCAAATAGTGAAGAATTTGAATTTAAAGTTTTTGATAATGCATCCCGAATGCATGAAGCAATTATTGAGAAGAATGAAGAATTTAAATTATCTCGAGTTGTATCAACATTTGATTACATACATAAAAAAGATGGAAATGATTACTTTGTTGATGAGCCTGACTTTTCATTAGCTTGGAACAGGACTGATTATAAAAGCACTTGGGCTGAAGAACCTCAAACAATTAGAGAGGTTGGATCGATATATACAATTCAAGGGTTCGATTTAAACTATGTAGGAGTAATTCTTGGGCCTTCTATTGAATATGATAAAGAAAATCATTGTTTAAAGATTGATGTAACTAAGTATAGAGATACTGAAGCTTTTAGGCAGTCTTCTGAAGAGGTTAGAACAAAAGAAGAATTAATTAAAATGAAAGAACAAATCATTTTAAATTCAATGAATGTGTTATTAAAACGTGGTGTTAAAGGTTTATATATTTATGCAAGTAATGAAGAACTTAGAAAAGTATTATTGAATGGAGGTCTTCCACTTGAATCAAGAAATCATTGA
- a CDS encoding sugar ABC transporter ATP-binding protein, translated as MIKMTNIHKAFGDNKVLQGVDFVLNDQTVHALMGENGAGKSTLMNILSGIHSKDQGEVTVDGTTVNYKSPKESEAAGIQFIHQELNIWPEMTVLENLFIGKEITNKFGKIDEKKMKQEALQVFDRLDFSLPLNKLAGECSIGEQQMIEISKALMTDAKVIIMDEPTAALTDKEIDKLFILIDKLKSEGVSFVYISHRMDEIFKISDEITVMRDGVTVMRKRTDATSYNELVHAMVGRSLDQQFPDRTVEPGEVILEVDHLSNDAFGMDNISFNLREGEILGFSGLMGAGRTEIMRSLFGIDKGDKAVKILGKNVSINNPGDAIRNGLAFITEDRKDEGLVLDASIKDNMTMANIRSFSQSGVIKNDPLELFVKQMQDRLSIKSNKELPVSSLSGGNQQKVVIAKWVGNGPKVLILDEPTRGIDVGAKREIYNLMNELTERGISIIMVSSEMPEIIGLSDRVYVLQEGVIRGELTGDNITQEKIMTLATGGELNE; from the coding sequence ATGATTAAAATGACGAATATCCATAAAGCATTTGGTGATAATAAAGTCTTACAAGGTGTAGATTTTGTGCTCAATGATCAGACCGTACATGCTTTGATGGGAGAGAATGGTGCCGGTAAATCAACATTGATGAATATCTTATCCGGTATTCATTCGAAAGATCAAGGAGAGGTCACTGTAGACGGCACGACAGTGAATTACAAGTCGCCGAAAGAATCTGAAGCAGCAGGGATTCAGTTTATTCACCAGGAACTTAATATATGGCCCGAGATGACGGTGCTTGAGAATTTATTTATCGGCAAAGAGATTACAAATAAGTTTGGCAAGATTGATGAAAAGAAAATGAAGCAAGAAGCATTACAAGTATTTGACCGTCTTGACTTCAGCTTGCCGCTCAATAAATTAGCAGGTGAATGTTCGATCGGTGAGCAGCAGATGATTGAAATCTCAAAAGCACTGATGACCGATGCTAAGGTCATCATTATGGATGAACCTACTGCAGCACTTACAGATAAAGAGATTGATAAATTATTCATCCTTATCGATAAATTAAAGTCTGAAGGCGTCAGCTTCGTCTATATTAGTCATCGTATGGATGAGATCTTTAAGATATCAGATGAGATTACCGTCATGCGTGATGGTGTAACAGTGATGCGTAAACGCACGGATGCAACGAGTTATAACGAACTTGTTCATGCGATGGTAGGACGTAGTCTAGATCAGCAGTTCCCAGACAGAACAGTGGAGCCAGGAGAAGTGATACTGGAAGTCGATCATTTATCCAATGATGCATTTGGAATGGATAATATTTCATTCAATCTAAGGGAAGGTGAAATACTAGGTTTCAGTGGATTGATGGGGGCAGGGCGAACAGAAATCATGCGTAGCTTATTCGGCATCGATAAAGGTGATAAAGCCGTTAAGATACTAGGGAAGAATGTTTCCATTAACAATCCGGGAGACGCAATAAGAAACGGTCTTGCCTTTATCACGGAAGACCGAAAAGATGAAGGCCTCGTACTCGATGCATCTATTAAAGACAATATGACCATGGCTAACATTAGAAGTTTTAGTCAATCTGGAGTTATTAAAAATGACCCTTTAGAATTATTTGTCAAACAAATGCAAGATAGATTGTCCATAAAATCTAACAAAGAATTACCGGTATCTTCGCTTTCAGGAGGGAACCAGCAGAAAGTCGTGATTGCAAAATGGGTGGGTAACGGACCGAAAGTATTAATATTAGATGAACCTACTCGCGGGATTGATGTTGGGGCTAAACGTGAGATATATAATCTCATGAATGAGCTTACTGAACGTGGCATTTCAATCATCATGGTATCTTCAGAAATGCCCGAGATCATCGGATTAAGTGATCGCGTATATGTACTACAAGAAGGCGTTATTCGTGGAGAATTAACTGGAGATAACATCACGCAAGAGAAAATAATGACACTCGCTACAGGAGGCGAATTAAATGAATAG
- a CDS encoding Ltp family lipoprotein — protein MAKKKEEQIYYDANGNPVDIKKKRNPFLMGCLGLLALFLLLGACGAIFGSEDGGKETSSTEEATTEEKTEEKKTEEDATTEEVTTEKVTTEEATTEEKTEEVTTEKVTTEEATTEKKTEEEKISSTTPTREMKNALSAAENYVDLMPFSKAGLYQQLTSNAGDKYPPEAAQYAIDNLKTNYKENALKAAKSYLDLMPMSNDELYQQLISNAGDKYTAEEAQYAIDNLD, from the coding sequence TTGGCAAAAAAGAAAGAAGAACAAATTTATTACGATGCCAATGGAAATCCCGTTGACATCAAAAAGAAACGCAATCCTTTCTTAATGGGTTGTCTTGGTCTACTCGCTTTATTTTTACTTTTAGGAGCATGTGGTGCAATATTCGGCAGTGAAGATGGTGGTAAAGAAACTAGTTCTACCGAAGAAGCTACTACAGAGGAAAAGACTGAAGAGAAAAAAACTGAAGAAGATGCTACTACTGAAGAAGTAACCACTGAGAAAGTAACGACCGAAGAAGCTACTACAGAGGAAAAGACCGAAGAAGTCACAACTGAGAAAGTAACAACGGAAGAAGCTACCACTGAAAAAAAGACTGAAGAAGAAAAAATCAGTTCGACTACACCAACAAGAGAAATGAAAAATGCTTTATCTGCAGCAGAAAACTATGTAGATTTAATGCCTTTTTCTAAAGCAGGTTTGTATCAACAACTTACTTCAAATGCTGGTGATAAATATCCACCTGAAGCTGCCCAATACGCTATAGATAATTTAAAAACTAATTATAAAGAAAATGCATTAAAAGCTGCTAAAAGTTACTTGGATTTAATGCCTATGTCAAATGATGAACTTTATCAACAACTTATTTCAAATGCTGGTGATAAATATACAGCAGAAGAAGCCCAATATGCTATTGATAATTTAGATTAA
- a CDS encoding PfkB family carbohydrate kinase has product MDKCLIIGSTVCDVVINVDQLPTTAGDVHISNQTMALGGCAYNVVSVLHHLGVPYTFVSPVGTGMYGEFVARELEKQGIQTEVRVEGENGCCYCFVEHHGERTFMSHHGVEYTFNPQWLDGLNLDDYKYVYICGLEIEERDGEQLIDTLSNVDATIIFAPGPRGNLIPQERMERVYQLSPIVHLNEQEIKEQTGCDTVEAALEVLYEKTHNKIVVTQGEQGAMTYDGIITHVPGESVRVKDTIGAGDSHAGAFISSLAKGMDDKSALTFANKVAAQVVQVSGVGLSDEVWGRMKNYKIY; this is encoded by the coding sequence ATGGACAAATGCTTAATTATTGGATCAACAGTCTGTGACGTAGTGATTAATGTAGATCAGCTACCGACGACAGCAGGTGACGTACATATATCAAATCAGACGATGGCACTTGGTGGATGTGCATACAATGTAGTGTCAGTATTACATCATCTAGGTGTGCCTTATACATTTGTATCCCCTGTGGGCACAGGAATGTACGGGGAGTTTGTCGCACGTGAGCTGGAGAAGCAAGGGATACAAACTGAAGTACGCGTCGAGGGAGAGAACGGATGCTGCTATTGTTTCGTTGAACATCATGGCGAACGTACATTTATGTCGCATCACGGTGTAGAGTATACGTTTAATCCACAATGGTTAGACGGTTTGAATTTAGATGATTACAAGTATGTTTATATATGCGGGCTAGAAATTGAAGAACGTGATGGAGAGCAGTTGATTGATACGTTAAGCAATGTTGATGCAACAATCATCTTCGCACCAGGACCACGCGGGAACTTGATTCCTCAAGAACGTATGGAACGCGTGTATCAACTCTCACCGATTGTACACTTGAATGAACAGGAGATTAAGGAGCAAACAGGTTGTGACACGGTTGAAGCGGCACTTGAAGTATTGTATGAGAAGACTCATAACAAGATTGTCGTAACACAAGGAGAGCAAGGTGCAATGACATATGACGGTATAATCACGCATGTGCCGGGAGAAAGCGTGAGAGTTAAAGATACGATTGGTGCTGGAGACAGCCATGCAGGTGCATTTATATCGAGCCTTGCTAAAGGAATGGATGACAAATCTGCACTGACATTCGCAAACAAAGTCGCAGCACAAGTAGTACAAGTGAGTGGGGTGGGATTGAGTGATGAGGTGTGGGGAAGAATGAAAAACTATAAAATTTACTAA
- a CDS encoding nucleotide pyrophosphohydrolase, whose translation MEVFHLNQEIIDLINTFREERNWNQYHNPKDLSLSLSLEAAELLENFQWISSDEAVEKNRENIAEELADVFIYGIQLAEEMGFDIEKIIREKVKKNGEKYKIS comes from the coding sequence ATGGAGGTCTTCCACTTGAATCAAGAAATCATTGATTTAATTAATACGTTTAGAGAAGAAAGAAACTGGAATCAATATCACAATCCAAAAGATCTATCTCTATCATTAAGTTTAGAAGCGGCTGAACTTTTGGAAAACTTTCAATGGATATCAAGTGATGAAGCCGTTGAGAAAAATAGGGAAAATATCGCTGAAGAATTAGCGGATGTATTTATATATGGAATTCAGCTGGCAGAAGAAATGGGATTTGATATAGAGAAGATAATTAGGGAGAAAGTTAAGAAGAATGGAGAAAAATATAAAATATCTTAA
- a CDS encoding LacI family DNA-binding transcriptional regulator — MATIKDVAKEAGVSVATVSRAMNSSGYVHEDTLKKINRAIETLKYKPNETARTLYKKQSKIIGLLLPDISNPFFTVVARGVEDAALERGFHVVIGNSDQNRDKERQYIDTFRLHNCVGLISSALVWEDALQYIQSSKMLHVMLDRIGETEYSVEADHYKGGVLQAECLLDNCCKNILVITGNMKFSSFKHRLEGAIHTLEEGGAVFETLELNGEGVGHALLDQVRYKAYDGIICYNDLIAIQVMGLLQHNGVNVPGDVQVVGYDDIQISASYFPSLTTVRQPSYLLGRLACEQLIDLLNGKQVRKEIKIDVSLVERKSTRSE, encoded by the coding sequence ATGGCGACGATAAAAGATGTGGCGAAAGAAGCGGGTGTATCCGTTGCTACGGTATCTAGAGCGATGAATAGCTCAGGGTATGTGCACGAGGATACCTTGAAGAAGATTAATAGAGCGATTGAGACTTTAAAGTATAAGCCTAATGAAACGGCACGTACATTGTATAAGAAACAGTCGAAGATTATCGGTTTATTGTTGCCGGATATCAGCAATCCGTTTTTCACTGTCGTGGCGCGTGGGGTTGAGGATGCGGCGCTGGAGCGAGGGTTTCATGTTGTTATCGGCAACAGTGATCAGAATCGGGATAAGGAGCGTCAATATATTGATACGTTCCGGCTGCATAACTGTGTCGGTTTAATTTCTTCTGCGCTCGTATGGGAGGATGCGTTACAGTATATTCAATCTTCAAAGATGCTGCATGTGATGTTAGACCGTATCGGTGAGACAGAGTACTCTGTTGAAGCGGATCATTATAAAGGTGGCGTGTTACAGGCGGAATGTTTGCTGGATAATTGCTGTAAGAACATTTTAGTGATTACTGGTAATATGAAGTTTAGTTCTTTCAAGCATCGTCTAGAGGGTGCGATTCACACGCTTGAAGAGGGTGGTGCTGTCTTTGAGACTCTTGAGCTGAATGGTGAGGGTGTCGGTCATGCGTTGCTGGATCAAGTCCGATATAAGGCGTATGACGGAATCATCTGCTATAACGATTTAATCGCGATCCAGGTCATGGGGCTGCTACAGCATAATGGTGTCAACGTTCCGGGTGATGTTCAGGTGGTGGGTTATGACGACATACAAATCAGTGCGTCGTATTTCCCGAGTCTAACAACGGTAAGGCAGCCTTCGTATTTACTAGGGAGACTTGCGTGTGAGCAGTTAATTGATCTGCTGAATGGTAAGCAAGTGAGAAAAGAGATAAAGATAGATGTAAGCTTAGTTGAAAGAAAAAGTACAAGGAGTGAATAA
- the rbsD gene encoding D-ribose pyranase gives MYKTGTLNSEISKVLSDLGHTDTIVIADCGLPVPKGVQKIDLAVRQGLPSFIDVVDEVARHMVIEHVTLAEEIKDSNPAVLKEVGSIVKDIPNDFVTHEQFKTLTENSEAIIRTGEATPYANIILRSGVNF, from the coding sequence ATGTATAAGACGGGGACGTTAAATAGTGAGATCTCTAAAGTGTTAAGTGACTTAGGACATACAGATACGATTGTCATCGCTGACTGTGGATTGCCTGTTCCAAAGGGTGTACAGAAGATTGATCTTGCAGTCAGACAAGGCTTACCTTCATTTATTGATGTCGTTGACGAGGTTGCACGGCACATGGTCATTGAACACGTCACTTTAGCTGAGGAGATAAAGGACAGCAACCCAGCAGTGTTGAAAGAGGTTGGCAGTATAGTGAAAGATATACCGAATGACTTTGTGACTCATGAACAATTTAAGACGCTGACAGAAAACTCGGAAGCCATCATAAGAACAGGAGAAGCCACGCCGTACGCAAATATTATTTTAAGAAGTGGTGTTAATTTCTAA
- the rbsC gene encoding ribose ABC transporter permease (functions to transport ribose at high affinity; forms a complex with RbsA2C2B) codes for MNSKSLQKRGLIERLGPLLGLLILVVIITILNNGFIAPNNILNLLRQVSINGLIAFGMTFVILTGGIDLSVGSILALSSALTAILITSGVDPVLALCLGALIGTLLGAVNGVLVTFGKMAPFIATLATMTIFRGLTLVVTNGNPITNLGDNFWFQVFGKGYFFGIPVPAVTMLLAFGVLYFLLHKTVFGKNTYAIGGNEKAAFISGIKVDKVKILIYSISGLMAALAGGILTSRLNSAQPTAGTSYELDAIAAVVLGGTSLTGGKGRIFGTLIGVLIIGVLNNGLNLLGVSSFYQQVIKGIVILIAVLIDRKK; via the coding sequence ATGAATAGTAAATCATTACAAAAGAGGGGTTTAATTGAACGCTTAGGACCATTATTAGGATTGCTTATTTTAGTAGTCATTATCACAATACTTAATAATGGCTTTATTGCACCGAATAATATTTTAAACTTATTAAGACAAGTTTCGATCAACGGATTAATTGCATTTGGGATGACATTTGTAATCTTAACAGGTGGGATTGATTTAAGCGTCGGTTCTATTCTTGCGCTATCCAGTGCACTGACTGCAATACTGATCACAAGCGGTGTAGATCCAGTGTTAGCATTGTGTCTTGGTGCATTGATCGGGACACTGTTAGGTGCCGTCAATGGAGTGCTTGTTACTTTTGGTAAGATGGCACCATTCATTGCAACGTTAGCGACGATGACAATTTTCAGAGGACTGACACTGGTTGTAACGAACGGTAACCCTATCACAAACTTGGGAGACAATTTCTGGTTCCAGGTATTCGGTAAAGGGTATTTCTTCGGGATCCCAGTACCTGCAGTAACAATGTTACTCGCATTTGGCGTGCTATATTTCTTGTTACATAAAACGGTATTTGGTAAAAACACATACGCAATCGGTGGTAATGAGAAAGCGGCATTTATTTCCGGTATTAAAGTCGATAAAGTCAAAATATTGATCTACTCTATTTCAGGATTAATGGCAGCGCTGGCAGGTGGCATACTGACATCACGTTTAAATTCTGCACAACCGACAGCGGGTACATCATATGAACTTGATGCCATTGCAGCAGTGGTGCTAGGTGGTACATCACTAACAGGAGGAAAGGGTCGAATATTCGGTACATTAATCGGCGTATTGATCATTGGTGTGCTGAACAACGGCTTAAACTTATTAGGAGTTTCTTCTTTCTACCAGCAAGTGATTAAAGGTATCGTAATTCTAATTGCCGTATTGATCGATCGCAAAAAATAA
- the rbsK gene encoding ribokinase — MREIYVIGSASIDLVVKSDRRPLKGETILGESFFMTTGGKGSNQAVSASRLGGKVKMVGAVGADDFGQQILANFRENSVDVSNVESVTHVSSGTAHITLSEDDNSIIVVPGANFAVTTHQVAQVLSEAAEDAIVVLQNEIPKDVILFTIDKCYELGLTTIYNPAPFIEIELDYLKKVTYFTPNETEVKELFGEDYEEVIQDYPNKMIVTLGDKGAVFYNGQLVNVPGIKADVVDTTGAGDTFNGALAVALSEGMALDDAILFANKAASISVTGLGAQGGMPYRAVMTDV; from the coding sequence ATGCGTGAGATTTATGTGATAGGTAGTGCTTCGATTGACTTAGTGGTTAAGAGTGACAGACGACCGCTGAAGGGTGAAACGATATTAGGTGAATCCTTCTTTATGACAACCGGCGGGAAGGGATCTAACCAGGCGGTGAGTGCGAGTCGTCTGGGTGGTAAGGTTAAGATGGTCGGTGCTGTAGGAGCGGATGACTTCGGGCAGCAAATCTTAGCGAACTTTAGAGAAAATAGCGTTGATGTATCCAATGTGGAATCGGTTACACATGTATCGAGTGGGACGGCACATATTACGTTATCAGAAGATGATAATTCGATTATCGTCGTGCCGGGTGCAAACTTTGCAGTGACAACTCATCAAGTCGCGCAAGTCCTGAGTGAGGCTGCAGAAGATGCGATAGTGGTACTTCAAAATGAGATTCCTAAAGACGTCATATTGTTCACTATTGATAAGTGTTATGAACTCGGATTAACGACAATCTATAATCCAGCACCATTTATAGAAATTGAACTAGATTATTTGAAGAAGGTGACTTACTTCACGCCTAATGAAACGGAAGTGAAAGAGTTGTTTGGTGAAGACTATGAAGAGGTCATCCAAGATTATCCGAACAAGATGATCGTAACACTAGGAGACAAAGGTGCTGTATTTTATAATGGTCAGCTTGTCAATGTGCCAGGTATTAAAGCAGATGTAGTGGATACAACAGGCGCCGGTGATACATTTAACGGTGCACTTGCAGTGGCATTAAGTGAAGGGATGGCACTTGATGATGCGATCTTATTTGCAAATAAGGCGGCGAGTATTTCTGTAACAGGCTTAGGTGCACAAGGCGGTATGCCCTATAGAGCGGTGATGACAGATGTATAA